The Methylomusa anaerophila genome has a segment encoding these proteins:
- a CDS encoding DUF2292 domain-containing protein — translation MGKIARPKILPPQVMELIGHALHTVQYGYLILTVQDGCVIRMEKTEKYVFSSKNKAGYVKRNVPVGEHLLQSKIIAELQGLMYGQLIIHLEDGKVGLIEKTEKRRINEYEGINGDGI, via the coding sequence GTGGGGAAAATAGCTCGCCCAAAAATTCTGCCGCCGCAAGTCATGGAATTGATTGGACATGCACTTCATACGGTCCAGTACGGATACCTGATCTTGACAGTTCAGGATGGATGCGTAATTCGAATGGAAAAAACGGAAAAATATGTGTTTTCCTCCAAAAACAAAGCTGGATATGTTAAGCGGAATGTGCCGGTGGGGGAACACTTGTTACAGTCCAAAATTATTGCCGAGTTGCAAGGATTGATGTATGGCCAGTTGATTATTCATTTAGAAGACGGCAAGGTAGGACTGATAGAAAAAACTGAGAAGCGACGCATCAATGAGTATGAAGGGATTAATGGGGACGGTATATAA